A window of the Radiobacillus deserti genome harbors these coding sequences:
- the galU gene encoding UTP--glucose-1-phosphate uridylyltransferase GalU: MKKVRKAIIPAAGLGTRFLPATKAMPKEMLPIVDKPTIQYIVEEAVASGIEDIIIVTGKGKRAIEDHFDVAPELERNLAEKGKVDILSKVEHSSNLADIHYIRQKEPKGLGHAVWCARNFIGDEPFAVLLGDDIVQADVPALKQLINQYEETQSSVIGVQQVQESETHRYGIIDPESKIGRRYQVSSFVEKPKRGTAPSNLAIMGRYVFTPEIFKFLDRQQIGAGGEIQLTDAIQMLNQIQKVYAYDFEGARYDVGEKLGFVKTTMDFAIQDKELKDEVFRYMEELIAKHKTLEV; encoded by the coding sequence ATGAAAAAAGTCAGGAAGGCCATTATTCCAGCTGCTGGCCTTGGTACTAGGTTTTTACCTGCTACAAAAGCCATGCCGAAGGAAATGTTGCCAATCGTGGACAAGCCGACTATTCAATACATTGTGGAAGAGGCGGTAGCATCAGGAATAGAGGATATTATTATTGTTACAGGTAAGGGAAAGAGAGCGATTGAAGATCACTTTGATGTAGCTCCTGAACTAGAAAGAAATCTTGCGGAAAAAGGAAAGGTGGATATACTTTCAAAAGTAGAGCATTCTTCTAACTTAGCAGATATCCATTACATTAGACAGAAAGAGCCAAAGGGTTTAGGGCACGCTGTTTGGTGTGCGCGGAACTTTATTGGGGATGAACCTTTTGCGGTATTGTTAGGTGATGATATTGTTCAAGCGGATGTTCCTGCTTTAAAGCAACTGATTAATCAATATGAAGAGACTCAATCTTCCGTGATAGGAGTTCAACAAGTGCAAGAGTCAGAGACGCACCGTTATGGGATTATTGATCCAGAGTCTAAGATTGGACGACGTTATCAAGTAAGCTCATTTGTAGAAAAGCCTAAGAGGGGTACGGCACCTTCTAATTTAGCTATAATGGGTAGATATGTTTTTACTCCTGAAATCTTTAAGTTTTTAGATAGGCAACAAATTGGCGCTGGTGGAGAGATTCAACTTACGGATGCGATTCAAATGTTGAATCAGATTCAGAAAGTTTATGCCTATGATTTTGAAGGTGCACGTTATGATGTTGGAGAAAAGCTAGGGTTTGTGAAAACAACAATGGATTTTGCAATTCAAGACAAGGAATTGAAAGATGAAGTGTTTCGTTATATGGAAGAATTGATTGCCAAACATAAGACACTTGAGGTTTAA
- a CDS encoding CpsD/CapB family tyrosine-protein kinase, protein MARRRKQFKNNTSRFLITKINPRSPISEQYRTIRTNLQFASVDSELKTLMVTSSGPSEGKSSTVANLAIVFAQAGKKVLLVDADLRKPTLHYTFRLDNRKGLSSVLVGETDLIQSTIPSDVTNLELLSCGPIPPNPSELLGSKAMGNMIEEASQLYDLIIFDTPPVLAVTDAQILADQCDGALLVVRSKQTEYDAAQKAQDLLKPAKAKLLGAVLNDREQKKAGYYYYGTN, encoded by the coding sequence ATGGCAAGAAGAAGAAAACAGTTTAAGAATAATACGTCCAGATTTTTAATAACGAAAATAAACCCTCGCTCTCCAATATCTGAACAATATAGAACAATTCGCACAAACCTACAATTCGCATCTGTTGATTCTGAGCTTAAAACATTAATGGTTACGTCATCTGGTCCATCTGAAGGAAAGTCTTCGACAGTAGCAAACCTTGCTATCGTGTTTGCACAGGCAGGGAAGAAAGTATTGCTCGTTGATGCAGATTTACGGAAGCCTACCTTGCATTATACGTTTCGCTTGGATAATAGAAAAGGGTTAAGTAGCGTATTAGTTGGCGAGACAGATCTTATCCAGAGTACGATTCCGAGTGATGTTACTAACTTGGAATTATTATCATGTGGTCCTATTCCTCCGAACCCATCTGAGCTGTTAGGATCCAAAGCGATGGGAAACATGATTGAAGAGGCTTCCCAATTATACGATTTAATCATTTTTGATACACCTCCTGTGCTCGCGGTTACGGATGCACAAATCTTAGCGGATCAATGTGATGGTGCCCTATTAGTCGTTAGGAGTAAACAGACGGAATATGATGCAGCACAAAAAGCACAAGATTTGTTAAAGCCTGCAAAAGCCAAATTATTAGGCGCTGTCCTCAATGATAGAGAACAAAAGAAAGCCGGCTATTATTACTATGGTACAAATTAG
- a CDS encoding nitroreductase family protein: MEIRLELMPFDAGIDWSFLSLQVAQQGLITLVMGGIYKEKAKEVLHIPDHFEVQALVALDYQGEKEVCLNSYAREREV, encoded by the coding sequence ATGGAAATAAGATTGGAACTCATGCCCTTTGATGCGGGCATAGATTGGAGTTTCCTATCCCTACAAGTAGCTCAACAAGGTCTCATTACACTTGTAATGGGCGGCATCTATAAAGAAAAAGCAAAAGAGGTTTTGCACATTCCGGACCACTTTGAGGTTCAAGCATTAGTAGCGCTAGACTATCAAGGGGAGAAGGAAGTTTGCCTGAACAGTTACGCGCGAGAGAGAGAAGTCTAG
- a CDS encoding NlpC/P60 family protein: MENMYKKGISHVGIYAGNHTFIHVSETGVTTSSLSNAYWK, translated from the coding sequence TTGGAAAATATGTATAAGAAAGGGATCTCTCACGTTGGAATTTACGCTGGCAATCATACATTCATACATGTCAGTGAGACAGGTGTTACAACTTCAAGCCTCTCCAATGCTTACTGGAAGTAG
- a CDS encoding C40 family peptidase, with protein MKKTTRTWITVATGFVLATGFSSKESAATHTVQSGDSLWKISQSYNVSISELQSINNLSGYTIYPGQKLETSKTTTSNTNTSTYTVKSGDSLWAISRANNMSVSQLKSLNNLSSNTIYVGQVLKVAGSSTPTTTTQESYKTALVTEAKKHIGTPYKWAGSAPGGFDCSGFIYYTHNKVGKSISRVSAASYYNMATKISSPEPGDLVFFKDTYKSGISHMGIFVGNNSFVHASSSGVQLTSLSNTYWKSHFAGYGKF; from the coding sequence ATGAAGAAAACAACAAGGACATGGATCACTGTTGCAACTGGTTTTGTTTTAGCTACTGGATTTTCAAGTAAAGAAAGTGCGGCTACACACACCGTTCAATCGGGTGACAGTCTATGGAAAATCTCTCAATCTTACAATGTAAGTATTAGTGAATTACAATCTATTAATAACCTTTCTGGCTACACTATTTATCCTGGTCAAAAGCTAGAAACATCGAAAACAACTACAAGTAATACAAATACAAGCACTTATACCGTAAAATCTGGGGATAGTTTGTGGGCGATTAGCAGAGCGAATAATATGTCTGTCTCTCAACTTAAATCTCTGAATAATTTAAGTTCCAATACAATCTATGTTGGACAAGTTCTAAAAGTAGCTGGTTCTTCAACGCCTACTACAACAACACAGGAATCCTATAAAACCGCTCTAGTTACAGAAGCAAAAAAACACATTGGAACCCCTTATAAGTGGGCTGGTAGTGCTCCAGGTGGATTCGACTGTAGTGGATTCATTTACTACACACACAATAAAGTTGGCAAGAGCATCTCTCGTGTTTCAGCAGCAAGCTACTACAACATGGCTACAAAAATTAGCAGTCCAGAACCTGGTGACCTCGTTTTCTTTAAAGACACCTATAAGAGTGGAATTAGTCATATGGGTATCTTTGTAGGAAACAACTCGTTCGTGCATGCTTCTTCTAGTGGCGTTCAGTTGACTAGCTTAAGTAATACGTATTGGAAGAGCCATTTTGCTGGATACGGAAAATTTTAA
- a CDS encoding M20 family metallopeptidase yields MSTIVDYLKQHQAEIEKTLIHLVEAESPSKNKKLTDKCGVVLKQEFERLVDGKTETIKKEKVGNQYKFTFGNEQAKDQILIIGHYDTVWDEGAIPIRKEKGKLYGPGVFDMKGGLTITLWALKALKELGHTGKRKVVFLATSDEEIGSEYSRDLIEEEAQKSSIVFVPECSIAKSGAVKTARKGIGIFKMKIKGKPTHAGINPWDGASAIEELALQITDLKNLDNRDEGISINIGKIKGGTRRNVVAAYAEAEIDVRFDTEEQAEALEKAILDRPTFVEGTIVTVEGRINRFPLERTEEVEELYQQLKEIAASHGYDLKEGASGGGSDGNLTAALEVPTIDGLGPKGDGAHAENEHIILGNLPYRAALLAEAIKRNLG; encoded by the coding sequence ATGTCAACGATTGTGGATTACCTAAAGCAACACCAAGCAGAAATAGAGAAGACACTAATTCATTTAGTAGAAGCAGAATCCCCATCTAAAAATAAAAAGCTAACCGATAAATGTGGGGTTGTATTAAAGCAGGAGTTTGAACGGTTAGTGGATGGCAAAACGGAGACCATAAAAAAAGAAAAAGTAGGAAATCAATATAAATTTACATTTGGAAATGAACAGGCAAAAGACCAGATACTAATTATAGGTCATTACGATACCGTATGGGATGAGGGCGCCATTCCGATTCGAAAAGAAAAAGGAAAGCTTTACGGTCCTGGTGTATTCGATATGAAGGGTGGCTTAACCATTACGCTCTGGGCGTTAAAAGCGTTAAAAGAATTAGGTCACACTGGGAAACGAAAAGTAGTTTTTTTAGCTACATCTGATGAAGAAATCGGAAGCGAATATTCGCGTGATTTAATAGAAGAAGAGGCACAAAAGAGCTCGATTGTGTTTGTCCCAGAATGTAGTATTGCCAAGTCTGGTGCTGTAAAGACGGCTAGAAAAGGAATCGGGATTTTCAAGATGAAAATAAAAGGAAAACCTACGCATGCTGGAATTAACCCATGGGATGGAGCTAGTGCGATTGAGGAGCTTGCCCTTCAAATTACAGATTTAAAGAACCTAGATAACCGCGATGAGGGGATATCCATCAATATTGGAAAAATAAAAGGTGGAACGAGACGAAATGTTGTGGCTGCCTATGCAGAAGCAGAAATCGATGTTCGATTTGATACAGAAGAGCAAGCGGAGGCTCTGGAAAAAGCGATCCTAGATCGTCCAACATTTGTAGAAGGAACCATTGTTACGGTAGAAGGACGAATTAACCGTTTTCCACTCGAAAGGACGGAAGAAGTAGAAGAGCTGTATCAACAATTAAAAGAAATTGCAGCTAGCCACGGATATGACCTGAAAGAAGGAGCGTCCGGTGGTGGAAGTGATGGAAACCTAACAGCTGCTCTTGAAGTGCCAACGATTGATGGGCTAGGTCCAAAAGGGGATGGAGCTCATGCAGAAAATGAGCATATTATACTTGGAAACCTGCCGTATCGCGCTGCTTTACTTGCAGAAGCAATTAAGCGTAATCTTGGATAG
- a CDS encoding DUF1540 domain-containing protein gives MAQDVLCEVSNCKYWASGNKCAADAIYVVSHRGKKASKQEETDCQTFEPNV, from the coding sequence ATGGCTCAAGACGTTTTGTGTGAAGTAAGCAACTGTAAATATTGGGCAAGTGGTAACAAGTGTGCTGCTGACGCTATTTATGTTGTAAGCCACAGAGGGAAAAAGGCGTCTAAACAAGAAGAAACGGATTGCCAAACCTTCGAGCCTAACGTGTAA
- the corA gene encoding magnesium/cobalt transporter CorA gives MIQIIAITKDNKTVTDITTEQLKEMDYKWFWMDFNQPKEEEIKVLDEALHFHPLAIEDCIHSLQRPKIDYYDGYTFYVTHAITREDLSRNEINFFIGHNYIVSFHHQDTKEVNAVWNRVLSLNTPEKWDEYRCFYEILDKIVDNYFPIVYELEDALNEIEENDEDKPMNELLDRLFDIRHQLLALRHTINPVRDLLYRMLNSHHLSLVMDRREYFVDIYDHLLKLSEMVSSNREIANDIRDNYISLNSHQQNQVIQVLTVITSIFAPLTFIAGIYGMNFQHMPELMWDYGYFIVLGVMGVIATLMFVWFKRKGWF, from the coding sequence ATGATACAAATCATCGCTATTACGAAAGATAACAAAACCGTAACAGATATTACGACTGAGCAGTTAAAAGAAATGGATTATAAGTGGTTTTGGATGGATTTCAATCAGCCGAAAGAGGAAGAAATTAAGGTACTGGATGAAGCATTACACTTCCACCCACTTGCTATTGAGGATTGCATACATAGTTTACAAAGACCGAAAATAGATTATTATGATGGCTATACCTTTTATGTAACACACGCCATAACGCGAGAGGATCTTAGTAGGAATGAAATTAACTTCTTCATCGGACACAACTATATTGTGTCCTTCCATCATCAGGATACGAAAGAAGTAAATGCCGTTTGGAATCGAGTGCTTTCACTTAACACCCCTGAAAAGTGGGATGAATATCGGTGTTTTTATGAAATATTAGATAAAATTGTAGATAACTATTTCCCTATCGTATATGAGCTAGAGGATGCACTAAATGAAATTGAAGAAAATGACGAGGATAAACCGATGAACGAGCTGTTAGATCGGTTATTTGATATACGACATCAGCTTCTTGCATTACGTCACACAATTAATCCTGTCAGAGATTTGCTATACAGGATGTTAAATTCCCACCATTTGTCCTTAGTGATGGATCGGCGAGAATATTTCGTGGATATCTATGATCATTTACTGAAGCTTTCAGAGATGGTAAGCTCGAACCGAGAAATTGCCAACGACATACGTGACAATTATATTTCTCTCAACTCACACCAACAAAACCAAGTGATTCAAGTATTAACCGTCATTACGTCTATCTTCGCACCACTAACCTTTATCGCAGGGATTTATGGAATGAATTTTCAGCACATGCCTGAATTAATGTGGGATTACGGGTATTTTATTGTGCTAGGTGTTATGGGGGTCATTGCGACACTAATGTTTGTATGGTTTAAAAGGAAAGGGTGGTTTTAA
- a CDS encoding YvrJ family protein — translation MEDTWLSLIKEVGFPIAVTFYLLHRIEGKLNTLIESIMSLPDRLK, via the coding sequence GTGGAAGACACTTGGCTATCACTCATCAAAGAGGTAGGATTTCCAATTGCTGTCACCTTTTATTTACTCCATCGTATTGAAGGGAAGCTTAATACGTTAATTGAATCCATTATGTCTTTACCCGACCGATTGAAATAA
- a CDS encoding DUF2922 domain-containing protein: MKKLELKFLNTEGRTVTISLDEPVEPVDSAAINAAMDTILEQNALYSSGGDLVEKKEARIVERNVTAIEL, translated from the coding sequence TTGAAAAAACTAGAGCTAAAGTTTTTAAACACAGAAGGTCGTACGGTAACTATTTCCTTGGATGAGCCGGTGGAGCCTGTTGATTCTGCAGCTATAAACGCAGCGATGGATACCATTCTTGAACAAAATGCGTTGTACTCTTCCGGTGGGGATCTTGTAGAGAAAAAAGAAGCTAGAATTGTAGAGAGAAATGTCACTGCAATTGAGCTTTAA
- a CDS encoding DUF1659 domain-containing protein: protein MAVAEKIDSGLQLIFENGVNPETGEVMLKRKSFNNVKTTATPDQLFAIANVLVPLQQKTLHSIQQSDDLLITES, encoded by the coding sequence ATGGCAGTAGCTGAAAAAATCGATTCTGGATTACAGCTCATCTTTGAAAATGGGGTGAACCCTGAAACAGGTGAAGTGATGTTAAAAAGAAAATCATTTAACAACGTAAAAACGACCGCAACACCTGATCAGTTGTTCGCTATCGCAAATGTTCTCGTGCCATTGCAACAAAAGACACTGCATTCCATTCAGCAGTCAGATGACCTATTAATCACAGAATCGTAA
- a CDS encoding LCP family protein has protein sequence MSKQRRETRIGRRKWRFRKRFFLLLMPLLVLICGTTVYGALLINKADKVVTKAYEDDGREKSELREKEVDPTEDNVSVLFIGVDDSEARNYEGNSRSDALILATLNKEDKSVKLLSIPRDTYTYIPEVGYNTKINHAHAYGGAPASIEAVEQLLEIPVDYYVRLNFEAFVDVVDTLGGVKVDVPYEMYEKNSADVNGAIHLLPGTQLLDGEEALAFARTRKQDNDIERGKRQQEIIKAIIKKGAVSITKYDNLLEAVGENMTTNMTFDQIKSFVTYGATGNLNVSTLNLAGSDSMIDGVYYYQLDETDLAAKQQELKQHLGLTSNKETTSSSLTEESTTTGTTTTE, from the coding sequence ATGTCGAAACAAAGACGGGAAACTAGAATTGGTAGAAGAAAATGGAGATTTCGAAAACGTTTTTTCCTATTATTAATGCCTCTACTAGTACTAATCTGTGGTACCACAGTTTATGGGGCACTTCTAATTAACAAAGCAGATAAAGTTGTTACAAAAGCCTATGAGGATGATGGTCGAGAGAAATCCGAACTGCGTGAAAAAGAAGTAGATCCGACAGAGGATAATGTATCGGTTCTGTTTATTGGAGTAGATGATAGCGAAGCTAGAAACTATGAAGGGAATTCTAGATCGGATGCCCTTATATTGGCTACCCTTAACAAAGAAGATAAGAGTGTTAAGCTTTTGAGTATTCCTAGAGATACTTATACGTATATCCCTGAGGTTGGATACAATACTAAGATTAACCATGCCCACGCCTATGGTGGTGCACCCGCTTCCATTGAAGCAGTAGAACAACTATTAGAAATTCCAGTAGATTACTATGTTCGTTTGAATTTTGAAGCGTTCGTAGATGTCGTAGATACATTGGGTGGAGTCAAAGTAGATGTTCCTTACGAGATGTATGAGAAGAACTCTGCGGATGTGAATGGCGCCATCCACTTACTTCCTGGTACTCAATTGCTAGATGGAGAAGAAGCTCTAGCATTTGCACGTACGAGAAAGCAAGATAACGACATCGAACGTGGAAAAAGACAACAAGAAATTATTAAAGCAATTATTAAAAAAGGTGCCGTTTCCATTACGAAATATGATAATTTGTTAGAAGCTGTTGGGGAAAATATGACTACCAATATGACGTTTGACCAAATCAAAAGCTTCGTAACATACGGTGCGACTGGGAATCTAAATGTATCCACATTAAACCTAGCTGGTTCGGATTCCATGATTGACGGGGTTTACTATTATCAGCTGGATGAAACAGATTTAGCCGCAAAGCAACAGGAATTAAAGCAACACTTAGGATTGACTTCTAATAAAGAAACTACATCTAGTTCATTGACTGAGGAGTCCACTACAACAGGAACAACCACTACAGAGTAA
- a CDS encoding DUF6141 family protein — protein MPKQSNVLFREVQRPRQVWIWLLVLGIAGFQWYCFIQQIILGIPVGNKPTSNVTIIILWISIGIILPVLLLGVFKLTTEVRQDGIYIRPVPFHLSYKRIPFEDLLDYKVIEYHPLKRFGGWGLRMNLKGEVAYNTYGNQGVELKLRYQTIVIGSQQPDKLKKAIDSKQ, from the coding sequence ATGCCCAAGCAATCTAACGTTTTATTTCGTGAAGTTCAAAGGCCACGTCAAGTATGGATTTGGTTATTAGTCTTAGGTATAGCCGGCTTTCAATGGTATTGTTTTATCCAACAAATCATCCTTGGAATTCCAGTAGGAAACAAGCCAACTTCAAATGTCACGATTATTATCCTTTGGATTAGTATCGGAATTATTCTCCCTGTTCTCCTGTTGGGTGTTTTCAAGCTCACTACAGAAGTTCGTCAGGATGGAATCTATATCCGGCCCGTCCCCTTTCATCTGTCCTACAAACGGATTCCGTTTGAGGACCTGCTTGATTATAAAGTGATTGAGTATCATCCGCTAAAGCGATTCGGGGGATGGGGACTTCGAATGAACCTCAAAGGAGAGGTTGCTTACAATACGTATGGAAACCAAGGGGTGGAGTTGAAACTACGTTACCAAACGATTGTGATAGGAAGTCAGCAACCAGATAAATTGAAAAAGGCAATCGATTCAAAACAATAA
- the murJ gene encoding murein biosynthesis integral membrane protein MurJ has protein sequence MRLLKILGAVAVINVLARLLGFAREVIIGYQYGTSFEADSIITAFTIPNFFYIVLGGAVTTAFISVYSKLDESRKKQFVQTIFTWLTITVGVLTLLFMVFSDLWIQTFFSGMSSAAMELTSNLFIWMAPSTFFLVIGMWLSGVMNVYGSFRLTAFSTLAFNAVFVLLGVVLTPSISVYSYGLGATIGAVVMVLVLVRSIRREQLVSFRFVFEKSPDTKRFLKLAIPILFGGATLQFYFLIQRIFAADLDQGAIASLNYASKMTQFPQAVLMTSVTTVIYPMLAKAAGAADFKKMEDIYQKGFRWLTVLLVPATVFVYFFAEEIIQAVFEYGNFNSDSTRYTFPLLQILSLSMLTLALNTYVTRFFYAMENSYLPIIYNVISIFVINIIVVQVFIDEYGASAIAMGTVIGTAVNLVLLMMDARRKYKYQLSDRKTLAILFAYLVGTSVVIWASSLLPIESVYLYLIPGGLITAGSVLGGLRLFR, from the coding sequence TTGCGATTATTAAAAATACTAGGAGCGGTAGCGGTTATAAACGTTTTAGCTCGACTTCTAGGCTTTGCAAGAGAAGTGATTATCGGGTATCAATACGGTACAAGTTTTGAAGCAGATAGTATTATTACAGCATTCACCATTCCGAACTTTTTCTACATTGTGCTTGGTGGAGCGGTTACGACTGCTTTTATATCTGTCTATAGTAAGCTCGATGAATCGAGAAAAAAGCAATTCGTTCAAACGATTTTCACATGGCTTACGATTACAGTCGGAGTTTTGACCCTTTTATTTATGGTGTTCTCTGATTTATGGATCCAAACCTTTTTCTCAGGCATGAGTTCAGCGGCAATGGAATTAACGAGCAATCTATTTATATGGATGGCCCCATCGACCTTCTTCTTAGTAATCGGAATGTGGCTTAGTGGTGTCATGAATGTGTATGGTAGCTTTCGACTGACAGCTTTTTCAACTTTAGCCTTTAATGCTGTGTTTGTGTTGTTAGGGGTAGTGTTGACCCCGTCGATTTCGGTGTATTCCTATGGTTTAGGGGCTACGATTGGTGCGGTAGTCATGGTGCTTGTGCTTGTCCGCAGCATTCGGCGTGAACAGCTTGTTTCTTTCCGTTTCGTATTTGAAAAAAGTCCGGATACGAAGCGATTTTTAAAGCTAGCAATCCCAATCCTATTTGGGGGGGCAACGCTACAATTTTATTTCTTAATTCAACGCATATTCGCAGCAGATTTAGATCAGGGAGCCATTGCTTCCTTAAACTATGCATCTAAAATGACACAGTTTCCACAGGCGGTGTTAATGACTAGTGTAACAACTGTCATTTATCCGATGCTAGCAAAAGCTGCAGGTGCGGCTGATTTTAAGAAAATGGAAGATATTTATCAGAAGGGCTTCCGTTGGTTAACGGTATTGCTAGTGCCAGCAACAGTATTCGTCTATTTCTTTGCAGAGGAAATCATACAAGCGGTGTTTGAGTATGGGAATTTCAATTCGGATTCTACGAGATACACATTCCCGTTACTTCAAATCTTATCATTGTCTATGCTTACCTTGGCATTGAACACGTATGTTACGAGGTTCTTCTACGCAATGGAGAATTCCTACTTGCCGATTATTTACAATGTTATTTCTATCTTTGTGATTAACATCATCGTCGTACAGGTGTTTATAGACGAATATGGTGCATCTGCTATCGCAATGGGGACCGTAATCGGAACGGCAGTTAACCTTGTCTTATTAATGATGGATGCCAGAAGAAAATACAAATATCAATTGAGTGATCGAAAGACATTAGCTATTCTTTTTGCTTATCTCGTTGGAACTAGCGTAGTAATCTGGGCATCTTCGTTACTACCGATTGAATCTGTTTATTTATACCTCATTCCTGGTGGTTTAATAACCGCTGGAAGCGTGCTAGGTGGTTTACGCTTGTTTCGGTAA
- a CDS encoding glycosyltransferase yields MKKKVLILSNMYPSRHSKTFGIFVKNQAELLKAKGLDVDVIAISDPRKGKRRVITKYLTFFIKGFLAILLKGRSYDAVHVHYLFPTGLLGLVYKFMYPRKKLIVTSHGGDIDQMIHKGGLPRSLTEKIVKKADEVIAVGVRLKEEVIKQFHVPEEKVHVLSMGINRDVFHVMSQEEARNKLDLPQAERMIFFVGNLIEAKGLTELGQAFRQLNGKMENLSLHMMGEPKNKAYYEWFQEEFKDLPNIHIHPAQDQPKLALWMAAADVFVLPSHIEGFGLVALEAMACGTPVVGTDVGGLTYLLDDQAGLKVHPKDANDLAEKLDSLLQDKQLQQELVQHSQKKVEANDQETLIERIISFYG; encoded by the coding sequence GTGAAGAAAAAAGTTTTAATTCTAAGTAATATGTATCCTTCCCGTCACTCGAAGACATTTGGAATCTTTGTGAAAAACCAAGCTGAATTATTAAAAGCGAAAGGATTAGATGTTGATGTTATTGCCATTTCTGATCCTCGTAAAGGGAAGAGACGTGTTATCACAAAATACCTTACCTTTTTTATAAAAGGATTCTTAGCAATTCTATTAAAAGGGCGGTCCTATGACGCGGTTCACGTGCACTATCTTTTTCCAACTGGACTTTTAGGGTTAGTATATAAATTCATGTATCCTCGTAAAAAGCTTATTGTAACATCTCATGGTGGTGATATAGACCAAATGATACATAAAGGTGGATTACCACGCTCCTTAACTGAAAAAATAGTGAAGAAAGCGGATGAAGTAATCGCGGTTGGTGTTCGTTTGAAGGAGGAAGTTATTAAACAATTTCATGTCCCAGAAGAAAAGGTTCATGTTTTAAGTATGGGGATTAATCGCGATGTCTTTCATGTCATGTCTCAGGAAGAGGCACGTAATAAGCTCGACCTTCCACAAGCAGAAAGAATGATTTTCTTCGTAGGGAATTTAATAGAAGCAAAAGGGTTGACTGAGCTAGGACAAGCCTTTCGTCAGCTAAACGGAAAAATGGAAAACCTTTCTCTACATATGATGGGTGAGCCAAAGAATAAAGCTTACTATGAATGGTTTCAAGAAGAATTCAAGGACTTACCTAATATTCATATTCATCCTGCTCAAGACCAACCGAAGCTTGCCTTGTGGATGGCAGCGGCAGACGTGTTTGTTCTTCCCTCCCATATCGAAGGGTTTGGACTTGTGGCATTGGAAGCCATGGCTTGTGGAACGCCGGTTGTTGGTACAGATGTCGGTGGATTGACTTATTTATTGGACGATCAAGCTGGGCTTAAAGTACATCCGAAAGATGCGAATGACCTAGCGGAGAAGCTAGATAGCCTTTTACAGGATAAACAACTGCAGCAGGAGCTTGTACAACATTCACAGAAAAAAGTAGAAGCAAATGATCAGGAAACATTAATAGAAAGAATTATTTCCTTTTATGGATGA